The region GGCGGTGGTGATGAGGTCGACGTTGTCGTCGCCCGACAGCAGCTGCAGGTTGTACTGCGTCTGCCAGTCGGCCCACTCGACGTAGAACAGGTCGAGGGTGGCGTTCGCCTCCTCGGTGAGGTACTCGTTGAGCTGCTCGAGCATCGCTTCGAGGCGACCGTTGGTGGGCTTGTCGCCCAGCACCAGCATCGTGATCTCGGTGGGCTCGCCCGACGACTCCTCACCTCCGCCCGCCGAGCAGCCGGCCAGGACGGCCGCGGTCATGCCGACGGCGGCGATCGCCGCGCCGGTCCTGATGAATTTCCTTGCCATGTGAGGCTCCTTCGGCTCTCATTCAGGGTGCATTGCAGGGGTGCCGCAGCAGGTGCTTCGGCAGGGGCATCCGGTCATCGCTGACCGGGCGCGTGTGTCGGCGGTGGCGATCAGCCCTTGACTGCTCCGACCGTGATGCCGCTGACGAAGTACTTCTGGACGTAGGGGTAGAGGAGGAGGATGGGGCCGGTCGCGAGGACCGCGCTGGCCATCTTGAGCGTGTTGCTCGGAAGGTCCGTGATGCTGACGTTCGAGCCGGCCACGGAGTTGCGCAGAGCGTTCGCCGTGTTGATCACGTTGTAGAGGTAGTACTGCAGCGGTTTGAACTCGACGGTGGAGCCGAGATACAGCGACGACAGATACCACTCGTTCCAATAGCCGAGGGCGAGGAAGAGGCCGACCGTCGCGAGCGCCGGCTTCATCATCGGCAGCGACAGCTGCCAGAAGATGCGGAAGTCGCCCGCGCCGTCGACCTTGCCCGACTCGACGATCTCGTAGGGGACCGTCTTCATGAAGTTCTTCATGAGGATGATCAGCCACGGCGTCATCAGCAGCGGAAGCCAGACGGCGAGGTAGCTCCCGCGGAGCCCCAGCGTGCGGCTGACCCAGATGAACGTCGGGGCGAGACCGGCCGAGAACAGCGTCGTGAAGTAGATGAAGAACGAGATCTGGTTGCGGAACGGGAAGTCGGGGCGGTAGAGCGCGAAGCCGGTCATCGCGATGATGAACAGCCCCACCGCGGTGCCGGTGACGGTCATGGTGATCGTCACCACGTACGACCCGATGATCTGCTGCGGCGCACGGAAGATGTACTCGTAGGCGGTGAGCGTGAAGTCCTTCGGCCACAGCCCGAACCCGGTCTGCATGATCGCCGACTCGCTCGAGAACGATGCCGAGACGATGAGCACGAACGGCAGCAGGCAGAACAGCGCGAACATCGTGATGAAGACGTACGAGATGCCGCGCAGCACGTAGTCGCTGCGGTCGAGCTTCACGGGGCGGGCCCGATTCGATCGCGAGTACCAGCGCCGCTTCCGCGACAGCGTGGTGATGGTCTCGGTCGCCCCCTCGGGGATCGTCTGGGTCGCCGAGGGCAGGAGCAGATCAGAAGAGCGCATAATCCTTGTTCATCTTCCGGACGATCCAGTTCGCCAGCATGACCACGGCGAAACCGAACAGCGACTGATAGAGGCCCACGGCTGTGGACGTGGTGAAGTTGTTCTGCGTCATGACCATTCGGTAGACCGCGGTCTCGAGGATGTCGGTGGTCGCGAACAGCTGGGCGTTGTTGCCGACGAGGTTCCAGAACAGGCCGAAGTTGCCGTGCATGATCTGGCCCATCGAGAACAGCAGCAGGATGATGAAGGTCGGCTTGAGGCTCGGCAGGATCACGTACCGGATGCGCTGCCACGCGGATGCGCCGTCGATCGCCGCGGCTTCGAACAGGCCCTTGTCGATGCCCATGATCGCTGCGAAGTAGACGATCGACCCGTACCCGGTGCTCTGCCAGAGGTGCACCAGGATGATGATGATCGGCCAGGCGCCGGCCATCGAGTAGATCTTGATCGGGTCGCCGCCGGTCTGCTCGATGAGCGTGTTGAGCGCTCCGGTGTCGTAGTTGAACAGGTTGAAGGCGATGACGCCGACGAGCACGACCGAGATGAAGTACGGCAGGAACATCACGCCCTGCGAGACCTTCTTGAAGTACTTCAGCCGCACCTCGTTGAACATGATCGCGATGGCGATCTGCAGGATGTTGCCGAGCACGATGAACGCGACGTTGTAGAGCACCGTGTTGCGGGTGAGCAGCCACAGCTGGCCCGACTTGATGAGGAACTCGAAGTTCTGCAGGCCGACGAAGGGGCTGCCGAAGATGCCGTCGGTGTAGTTGAAGTTCGTGAACGCGATCCAGATCCCGGGGAGGGGTGCGTAGTTGAAGACCAGGAAGAACAGGATCGCCGGCGCGCACATGACGAGCAGCATGCGGCTCTCGCGCAGCCTCATCCACAGCGATCTGCGCCGCTGCGGCACTACCTCTTTCACAGACATCCGTCGCCTCTTCGCGTTGGGGGATCAGCGTCCTCGCTGACCTGCCTCATGGTTAACCTAACCATTGAATTAAGTCGGTTCCGCGATCATAACCACAGGCTCCGACCGACCGCAACACCCGATTTCGGGGTTGAGGGTCTGTGGGCCGCGGCGGTCCGAGCACGGGGTGGCCGCGGGCGGGCGAGTTCGCCCCGATCGGCCCGCGGGCGCGAGGCGGGCACTACGGTGTCATCCATGGACGGCCTCGAGAAGGATCCTGCCATCGCGCCCCGCCTCACCGACGCGCAGTGGGAGCATCTCATCGCGCACGGATCCGAAGAGGATGTCGCCGTGGGCGACTACGTGTTCCGCTCGGGCGACCGGGACTACGACCTGATCCTCGTCGAGTCGGGCGCGGTCGACGTCGTGCGCGATGCGCTGAAGTGGTCGGACGAGATCGTGCTGACCACGATGGGGCCCCGGTCGTTCGTCGGGGAGCTGGGCCTGCTCAACGGCCAGGGTGCGTTCCTGTCGGCACGCGTCGGCGAGGCCGGCCGCATCCGTCGCCTGCCGCGCGCAGAGCTCCGCCGCATCATGAACGAGGACGACGAGCTCTGCGACCTCATCCTCCACTCGCTGTGGGCGCGGCGCGAATCGCTGCGAACGGGCCCCGCGGCGATGACCCTCAAGTTCGTGGGCGAGAGCGGATCGAACGGATTCCTGGCGCTGCGCCGCTTCGCCGAGCGGCTCGATCTGGTGCACGCCGCGCACGCCGTGACGCCCGACGACCCGCTGGTGTCGTCGGTGCACGATTTCAGCGCAGCCGACCTGCCGGTCGCGTTCATCCAGGGCGAGCCGATCCGCCGCGCGACGCCCGGGATGGTCGCCGAGCAGCTGGGCCTCGCGTACGAGGGCGACGCCGACGAGGTGGTCGACCTGGTCGTGGTCGGCGGCGGGCCGGCAGGACTCGCCGCCGCGATCTACGGTGCGTCCGAAGGCCTCGAGACGGTGCTCCTCGACGCGATCGCCCCGGGCGGGCAGGCGGCGGCGACGTCGCGCATCGAGAACTTCCTCGGATTCCCGTTCGGAGTCAGCGGCGGCGCGCTCATCGGCCAGGCATCGCTCCAGGCCCTGAAGTTCGGGGTGCGGGTCTACGCGCCGTGCGAGGCCGTCGCCCTCGACCGCCGAGACGACGCGCTGCAGGTGACGCTCGCCGACGGGCGCGGCATCCGCACCCGCACCGTGGTCGTCACCTCAGGAGCCGCGTACCGACGTCTCGCCCTCGAGCGCTGGGACGAGTTCGAGCGCGCCGGCATCTACTACGCGGCGACCCCGCTCGAACTCCGCCAGGTGGCGGAGTCGCCGGTCGTCGTGGTGGGCGGGGCGAACTCCGCGGGGCAGGCCGCGCTGTACCTCGCGGCGGGCGGATGCGACGTGCAGCTCGTCGTCCGCGGCGGCGACGTCGGCGCGCGCATGTCGTCGTACCTCGTCGACCGGCTCGTCGACGACCCGCGCATCCATCTGCACACCGCATCGAACATCGTCGGCCTCGGCGGAGCGGGCGCCCTCGAGTCGGTGCGCATCGACACCGCGGGCGAGGTCGACGCGCGCGGCCTGTTCTGCTTCATCGGCGCCGAGCCCGCGACCCGCTGGCTGGGGGCCATCGACCGCGACGACGACGGGTTCATCCGCACCGGAACCGACATCGCGACGCAATCGCTGGAGCGCTGGCAGACGCTCGGGCGCGAGCCGCTGCCGTTCGAGACGTCGACGCCGCGGGTGTTCGCCGCGGGAGACGTGCGCCGCGGGTCGATGAAGCGCGTCGCCGCGGCCGTCGGCGAAGGATCGAGCGCCGTCGCCTCGGTGCACCGCGCGCTCGCGACCGCGTTCTGAGATCGGCAGTCCGATCCCCGCCGAGACCCGTCCGAGAGGAGCCGCCCGTGACAGACGAGACGCAGATCGACCCGCAGGTGCCGCCGTCGGGAACCGGATGCGGTGAATGCGACGACCACGGCGGATGGTGGGTGCACCTGCGCCGCTGCGCGGCATGCGGCCACATCGGCTGCTGCGACTCGTCGCTCGGCCGCCACGCGTCGGCGCACTTCGCCGCCACCGGGCATCGCATGATGCAGAGCTTCGAGCCGGGGGAGGACTGGTACTGGGACTTCGAGGCGGAGGAGACGCTCGAGGGCCCGGTCCTCGCCCCGCCGACGAGCCGCCCCGAGACGCAGCCGACACCCGGACCCGAGGGCCGCGTGCCCGCGGACTGGCGCGACGTGCTCCGGGCCGCCCGGGCCGCGAACTGACATGCGCTCGCCCGCGGCGTGGGTGCGCGGCATCCGTCACCCCGACGCCTTCCACGGCGACGGCATCGCTTCGGGATTCTTCGAGGGCTGGTACATCAAGCTGATCTCGGCCGATCGCTCACAGCGGTGGGCGGTGATCCCGGGGGTGTTCAAGGGACTGGATGCCGCGGACGGCGCGACCGACGAAGCCTTCGTCCAGGTGCTCGACGGGCTCACCGGCCGGTCGTGGTACCACCGGTTCGACGCGTCGGAGTTCGCGGCATCCGACCGCTCGTTCGACGTGCGCGTCGGGTCCAACCGCTTCGGACCCGACGGGGTCGACCTCGATCTGCCGCAGCTGCGCGGGCGCATCGACTTCACCACGCCGCTCGAGCCCTGGCCCGTGACGCTCCGCGAACCCGGCATCATGGGCTGGTACGCCATGGTGCCGTTCCTCGAGTGCTTCCACGGCATCGTGTCGTTCGGGCACGGGCTGGCCGGCGAGGTCGAGGTCGAAGGCGAGCGCGCCACGTTCGACGGCGGGCGCGGCTACATCGAGAAGGACTGGGGCCAGGCATTCCCGGCCGGATACGTGTGGCTCGCGAGCAACCACATCGACGCGGTCCGGGGCGACGGCGCCGACGCGTCGCTCATCGCGTCGGTCGCGATCATCCCGTGGCTCGGGAGGGCGTTCCGCGGCTCGATCATCGGGCTGCGTCACAGCGGACGCCTCCACCGCTGGACGACGTACAACCGCTCCCGTGAGGGCCGTCTCGAGATCACCGACACGCATGTCCGCTGGAGCATGACCGGGCCCGACGGCACCCTCGACCTCGACGCCGAGCGGGTGCGCGGCGGTCTGCTGCACGCGCCGCTGCGCACGGCCATGCATCGCCGGGTGGAGGAGACCCTGGATGCGAAGGTGGAGCTGCGCCACACCGCGCGCGACGGCACGGTGCTCCTCGAGGGCGTCGCGGACTGCGCCGGGCTCGAGGTGTTCGGCGACACCGCACGCCTGCTCGCGCTGCGCGCCTGACGCGCGTCGCCTGCGACCGCGGGCTCCGCCGCGCGAGAATGGAGCGCCACATCACCGAGGAGACCGCATGAGCACCTTCGCCGAGCGTCGCGCCGAACGCCGGGCCCTGCGCCGCGCCGCGCGCAGCGAGCTCAAGAACACCGCCTACGAGATCTTCATCGGCGTGCTCTCGATCCTCTCGATCGTGAACCTGGTGCTCGTGCTGGCACTGCAGGACGATCCCTCGCTGCAGCTCATCCTGCAGATGATGAATGCGCTGTTCAGCGTCATATTCCTGGGCGACTTCATCTACCGGATCGTGACCGCGCCATCGGCGTCGCACTACTTCTTCCGCGGGTTCGGATGGGCCGACCTCCTCGCGAGCCTGCCGCTGCCGCAGTTCAAGATCCTGCGGATCTTCCGCGTGCTGCGCGTGATCCGCCTCATGCGTCAGCTGGGCGTGCGGACGATCTGGTTCACGCTCGTCCGCGATCGCGCGAACAGTGCGCTGCTCACGCTGCTGCTCATGGGCGTGCTGGTGCTGCAGTGGGGCAGCATCACCATGCTCGCGATCGAGGAGGACGCCGACGGTGCGAACATCACGACGGCCTCCGATGCGCTCTGGTACACCGTGGTCACCATCTCGACCGTCGGCTACGGCGATCAGTTCCCGGTCACGAACCTGGGGCGCCTGCTGGGCGTGCTCATCATCATCGTCGGCGTCGGCATCTTCGGCACGTTCACCGGATATCTGGCGAACCTGTTCCTCGGACCGTCGCGGAACACCGACGCCTCCGGGGACGACGGCGACGACGAGAACGCCGACGATGAGGATGCACCCGTCGATCCGGCGCGGCCCGCGGTCCACGGTGTCGCCGCGGGAGCGGCATCGGGCGCGGTGGCTGCGGGGGTGGATGCTGCGGCGGACTCGGCTGCGCGTGCCGATGCCGCGGGTGCCGCCGGCGGCGTCAGCGACCCCGGCGACGATGCGACGGATGCGCCGGCCGGCGATGCGTCCGCGGCGGGGCACGACGCCGTCGGGCTCGATCCGGCCACGGCAGAGCGGCTCGATGCGCTGCTCCGGGAATCCGAGGAGACGATGGCCGAGATCCGGGCCCTGCTGAGCGCCGCTGGGCGCGGCTGATCCGCAGGCATCCGCCCGCGGCGCGATCTCGTGCTCAGGGGCGGCGTGCGAACACGGCGTTCGCGATGCCGGCGGCGAGCACGATGCCCGCGGCGGCGATCGGCAGCACGAGCGCCGCCTGCGCGCCTGCCGACTCCGCCACGAGCCCGGTGATCGCCGACGCCGCCGACTGACCCACCACCACGGCAGAGCCGAGCATGGTCATGACCGTGGCCGAGCGGCCGATCGGGCTGCGGGCGGTGGCGAGGCTGTACTGGCTCACGAGGGTCGGGCCGATGCCGATGCCGATGATCAGGAGGCTCCCGGTGATGCCGGCGACCGAGTGCACGAACGGCAGTGCGAGCGTGCCCGCGACGAGGATGGCCGCGAAGGTGAGCCACCGCGCGGTGAGCGTGAAGCGCGCCGGGAAGAAGGCGACGCCGAGTGCCAGCGCGGCCGAGCCGATGCCCATCGCGCCGTACACGAGTCCGGCCTGCTCGGGAGCACCCCGCTCCGACATGAAGGCGGTGAGCGAGGTGAGCATCGCGCCGAAGAACAGGCCCATGCCGAGCGTGCCCAGGACCGTCGTCAGGAGTGCCGGGCGTGCGAGCTCGCGCGCCGGGGCCTGCTCGGGAACGCCCGCCGCGTCGCCCGCGGCGGTTCCGGTGGCGGCAGACGGATGCAGCGCGAACGCGCTCACGAACACCAGGGCGAGCACGGCAGCGCCGATCACCGGCGCGGCGGGGTCGAGCGTCGTGGCGAGGAGGCCGACGATCACGGGGCCGAAGACGAACACGATCTCGTCTGCGGCCGACTCGTACGCCATGGTGCCGTTGACCACGCGGGTGCGGTCGCCGGAGCGGAACGTGCGCGAGATGATGCCCACGAGGCGGCTGCGCGACAGCGGAGCGACCTGCGGCATGCTCGCACCGATCGCGAACGCGGCGATCAGCAGGGCGCCGTCGGCGACGGGTGCGAACGCGAGCCACGCAAGGGCGAGCAGCAGCACGCTGTTGGCCGTGCCGGCGATGAGGAGCACGCGGCGCTGGCCCCAGCGGTCGGCCGCCGCGCCCAGGAGCGGGCCGACGATCGCGGTGCCGAGGCCGGTCATGGCAGACGTCGCTCCGCCGAGGGCGAGCGAGTCGCGCGCGGAGACGACGAGCGTCAGCACGCCGACGACCATCATCGCGAACGGGAGGCGCGCCACGAGGGCGATCGGGAAGTACGAGAGCCCGGCTTCGCGCACGAGGCTCGGGCGGCGCGTGGACGCCAGGGTGGTGTGCATCGGTGGAGATTCCTGTGGTGGTCACGCCGCAGACACGCGGCGGGGGAGTGCCGCCTTCGTCCCGTGGGGACCAGGTGATGCACATCGCAGATGGCCCCGGAAGTCTACCGAGGCTTCCTGGGAGGGTGCGGGGTGCGTC is a window of Microbacterium terrae DNA encoding:
- a CDS encoding carbohydrate ABC transporter permease, whose translation is MRSSDLLLPSATQTIPEGATETITTLSRKRRWYSRSNRARPVKLDRSDYVLRGISYVFITMFALFCLLPFVLIVSASFSSESAIMQTGFGLWPKDFTLTAYEYIFRAPQQIIGSYVVTITMTVTGTAVGLFIIAMTGFALYRPDFPFRNQISFFIYFTTLFSAGLAPTFIWVSRTLGLRGSYLAVWLPLLMTPWLIILMKNFMKTVPYEIVESGKVDGAGDFRIFWQLSLPMMKPALATVGLFLALGYWNEWYLSSLYLGSTVEFKPLQYYLYNVINTANALRNSVAGSNVSITDLPSNTLKMASAVLATGPILLLYPYVQKYFVSGITVGAVKG
- a CDS encoding ABC transporter permease; translation: MSVKEVVPQRRRSLWMRLRESRMLLVMCAPAILFFLVFNYAPLPGIWIAFTNFNYTDGIFGSPFVGLQNFEFLIKSGQLWLLTRNTVLYNVAFIVLGNILQIAIAIMFNEVRLKYFKKVSQGVMFLPYFISVVLVGVIAFNLFNYDTGALNTLIEQTGGDPIKIYSMAGAWPIIIILVHLWQSTGYGSIVYFAAIMGIDKGLFEAAAIDGASAWQRIRYVILPSLKPTFIILLLFSMGQIMHGNFGLFWNLVGNNAQLFATTDILETAVYRMVMTQNNFTTSTAVGLYQSLFGFAVVMLANWIVRKMNKDYALF
- a CDS encoding FAD-dependent oxidoreductase; its protein translation is MDGLEKDPAIAPRLTDAQWEHLIAHGSEEDVAVGDYVFRSGDRDYDLILVESGAVDVVRDALKWSDEIVLTTMGPRSFVGELGLLNGQGAFLSARVGEAGRIRRLPRAELRRIMNEDDELCDLILHSLWARRESLRTGPAAMTLKFVGESGSNGFLALRRFAERLDLVHAAHAVTPDDPLVSSVHDFSAADLPVAFIQGEPIRRATPGMVAEQLGLAYEGDADEVVDLVVVGGGPAGLAAAIYGASEGLETVLLDAIAPGGQAAATSRIENFLGFPFGVSGGALIGQASLQALKFGVRVYAPCEAVALDRRDDALQVTLADGRGIRTRTVVVTSGAAYRRLALERWDEFERAGIYYAATPLELRQVAESPVVVVGGANSAGQAALYLAAGGCDVQLVVRGGDVGARMSSYLVDRLVDDPRIHLHTASNIVGLGGAGALESVRIDTAGEVDARGLFCFIGAEPATRWLGAIDRDDDGFIRTGTDIATQSLERWQTLGREPLPFETSTPRVFAAGDVRRGSMKRVAAAVGEGSSAVASVHRALATAF
- a CDS encoding UBP-type zinc finger domain-containing protein, which produces MTDETQIDPQVPPSGTGCGECDDHGGWWVHLRRCAACGHIGCCDSSLGRHASAHFAATGHRMMQSFEPGEDWYWDFEAEETLEGPVLAPPTSRPETQPTPGPEGRVPADWRDVLRAARAAN
- a CDS encoding tocopherol cyclase family protein codes for the protein MRSPAAWVRGIRHPDAFHGDGIASGFFEGWYIKLISADRSQRWAVIPGVFKGLDAADGATDEAFVQVLDGLTGRSWYHRFDASEFAASDRSFDVRVGSNRFGPDGVDLDLPQLRGRIDFTTPLEPWPVTLREPGIMGWYAMVPFLECFHGIVSFGHGLAGEVEVEGERATFDGGRGYIEKDWGQAFPAGYVWLASNHIDAVRGDGADASLIASVAIIPWLGRAFRGSIIGLRHSGRLHRWTTYNRSREGRLEITDTHVRWSMTGPDGTLDLDAERVRGGLLHAPLRTAMHRRVEETLDAKVELRHTARDGTVLLEGVADCAGLEVFGDTARLLALRA
- a CDS encoding ion transporter — protein: MSTFAERRAERRALRRAARSELKNTAYEIFIGVLSILSIVNLVLVLALQDDPSLQLILQMMNALFSVIFLGDFIYRIVTAPSASHYFFRGFGWADLLASLPLPQFKILRIFRVLRVIRLMRQLGVRTIWFTLVRDRANSALLTLLLMGVLVLQWGSITMLAIEEDADGANITTASDALWYTVVTISTVGYGDQFPVTNLGRLLGVLIIIVGVGIFGTFTGYLANLFLGPSRNTDASGDDGDDENADDEDAPVDPARPAVHGVAAGAASGAVAAGVDAAADSAARADAAGAAGGVSDPGDDATDAPAGDASAAGHDAVGLDPATAERLDALLRESEETMAEIRALLSAAGRG
- a CDS encoding MFS transporter, with translation MHTTLASTRRPSLVREAGLSYFPIALVARLPFAMMVVGVLTLVVSARDSLALGGATSAMTGLGTAIVGPLLGAAADRWGQRRVLLIAGTANSVLLLALAWLAFAPVADGALLIAAFAIGASMPQVAPLSRSRLVGIISRTFRSGDRTRVVNGTMAYESAADEIVFVFGPVIVGLLATTLDPAAPVIGAAVLALVFVSAFALHPSAATGTAAGDAAGVPEQAPARELARPALLTTVLGTLGMGLFFGAMLTSLTAFMSERGAPEQAGLVYGAMGIGSAALALGVAFFPARFTLTARWLTFAAILVAGTLALPFVHSVAGITGSLLIIGIGIGPTLVSQYSLATARSPIGRSATVMTMLGSAVVVGQSAASAITGLVAESAGAQAALVLPIAAAGIVLAAGIANAVFARRP